In the Phaseolus vulgaris cultivar G19833 chromosome 7, P. vulgaris v2.0, whole genome shotgun sequence genome, one interval contains:
- the LOC137829105 gene encoding uncharacterized protein, whose product MEQAQQVNPENRGGDRRRRRENDGEQKTLRIDGIKLNIPTFNGKSDANAYLEWEIKVEHVFACNEYNEEQKMKLETTEFSTYALTWWNKYQRDRTRYEEPMVESWTKMKRIMRKRYIPTSYNRDLQLKLQRMTQGNKSVEEYFKEMEVTMIKARMNEENEAIMARFLNGLNYDIRDVVLLQEYVDIEDLLHNANQVEQQLKRKGIMRRSSNNNNNSN is encoded by the coding sequence ATGGAGCAAGCACAACAAGTAAATCCAGAAAATAGAGGGGGAGAtaggaggaggagaagagaaAATGATGGAGAACAAAAAACTTTGAGAATTgatggaataaaattaaatattcccACATTCAATGGGAAAAGTGATGCTAATGCTTACTTGGAGTGGGAAATTAAAGTAGAGCATGTGTTTGCTTGCAATGAGTATAATGAGGAACAGAAGATGAAGTTGGAAACAACTGAATTTTCAACTTATGCTTTAACTTGGTGGAATAAATACCAAAGGGACAGAACTAGATATGAAGAACCCATGGTAGAATCTTGGACAAAAATGAAAAGGATTATGAGGAAGAGATATATTCCAACAAGCTACAATAGGGATTTGCAACTCAAGCTCCAAAGAATGACTCAAGGAAATaaaagtgtggaagagtatttTAAAGAGATGGAGGTAACCATGATTAAAGCTAGAATGAATGAAGAAAACGAAGCAATAATGGCTAGGTTTTTGAATGGACTGAACTACGATATTAGGGATGTTGTGTTGCTGCAAGAGTATGTTGACATTGAGGACTTGTTGCACAATGCTAACCAAGTAGAACAACAACTCAAGAGGAAAGGAATCATGAGGAGGAgttctaacaataataataattccaACTAA